One window of the Crassaminicella thermophila genome contains the following:
- a CDS encoding Na+/H+ antiporter NhaC family protein produces MALLKISPIFVLAGLMMTGLDVLLAAPIATCVAAIIAMMTEKYSFKEIMEKAFNNVREIVVVFFILMFAYGLAESFMATGVGASIINIALQLGVTAKTVAVVGFLVTCVLSVATGTSWGTFAACAPVFLWLNHIVGGNVVLTVCSIAGGACFGDNIGLISDTTVLSSGLQKVEIIHRVRHQGVWSGLCLLTTAIVIFFAGVSMGLPSTVGSATDAINAIPQEAWGALNEARPSAVTLLDQVKNGVAVYMVIPLIIVIGMAVKGFQTMICLGAGILSSLILGFAAGTVTSLTGFLDLLYTGFSDAGSWSIVMMMWVASFGGIMNSMHAFEPLSKFIVNTVKNVKQLMFSNALLCLIGNAAFGDETAEIVTISPIIKTITDENVEASEEDMYKLRLRNATFADALGVYGSQLIPWHCFVLFYVSIAKAVYPLYNFIPQDIIRYNFMAFIAVGSMLILTITGWDRFIPLFKLPSEPDVILRKKDRVIKEV; encoded by the coding sequence ATGGCACTATTGAAAATTTCGCCGATCTTTGTGCTTGCTGGATTAATGATGACAGGGCTAGATGTCTTATTAGCAGCACCTATTGCTACGTGTGTAGCAGCAATTATTGCTATGATGACTGAGAAATATTCATTTAAAGAAATTATGGAGAAAGCATTTAATAATGTACGAGAAATTGTTGTTGTATTTTTTATTTTAATGTTTGCTTATGGTTTGGCAGAATCTTTCATGGCAACTGGCGTAGGAGCATCTATTATTAATATTGCATTACAGCTAGGGGTTACTGCTAAAACAGTAGCAGTAGTAGGATTTTTGGTAACTTGTGTTTTATCTGTGGCAACAGGTACATCTTGGGGTACTTTTGCAGCATGTGCACCAGTATTTTTATGGCTAAACCACATTGTTGGTGGTAATGTAGTACTTACAGTTTGCTCAATTGCTGGAGGAGCTTGTTTTGGAGATAATATTGGACTGATATCAGATACTACGGTATTAAGTTCAGGCCTACAAAAGGTGGAGATTATTCATAGGGTAAGACATCAAGGAGTTTGGTCTGGTTTGTGTTTATTAACAACAGCTATTGTTATTTTCTTTGCAGGAGTATCAATGGGACTTCCGAGTACAGTTGGAAGTGCAACAGATGCTATTAATGCAATTCCACAAGAGGCGTGGGGTGCATTAAATGAAGCTAGGCCCTCAGCGGTAACACTGCTTGATCAGGTGAAAAATGGTGTAGCAGTATATATGGTTATTCCATTAATTATTGTAATCGGAATGGCTGTTAAGGGCTTTCAAACAATGATTTGCTTAGGAGCAGGAATACTTTCATCTTTGATTTTAGGTTTTGCAGCAGGTACAGTTACTTCTTTAACGGGTTTTTTAGATTTATTATATACTGGATTTTCTGATGCAGGTAGTTGGTCTATTGTTATGATGATGTGGGTTGCTTCTTTTGGAGGGATTATGAATAGTATGCATGCTTTTGAACCACTATCTAAATTTATTGTAAATACTGTTAAGAATGTTAAGCAATTAATGTTTTCGAATGCGTTACTTTGCCTTATAGGAAATGCTGCATTTGGTGATGAAACAGCGGAAATTGTTACGATTAGTCCAATTATTAAAACAATAACTGACGAAAATGTAGAAGCGAGTGAAGAAGATATGTATAAGCTTAGACTAAGAAATGCAACTTTTGCTGATGCATTAGGTGTATATGGTTCACAATTAATACCATGGCATTGTTTTGTATTATTTTATGTTTCTATTGCGAAGGCTGTATATCCACTCTATAATTTTATTCCACAAGATATCATAAGATATAACTTTATGGCATTTATTGCAGTAGGATCTATGTTAATCCTTACAATAACAGGCTGGGACCGGTTCATTCCATTATTCAAACTTCCATCTGAACCAGATGTAATACTAAGAAAGAAAGATCGTGTTATAAAAGAAGTATAA
- a CDS encoding sigma-54 interaction domain-containing protein, with protein MISLEAVKSSLNNIILGISDTFNIEVAIFDKNYKLVASTKPYLEKKGKSVHTPSLKEVLSNGNVLVNKPGYMKSCIGCRFKDRCPATIELLNCITLKSDAIGVIALTSFTKEGHDRLEKNIDKYLNILREVSNLIAMIALQQHKKDAFIHLDHTLQVVMDSSMDSLFIIDRNGQVTHYNHSALKFFSFCNLHTNSINQILPNTILQEILEGNTISNKYIKNENFHAFVSSFPLKKGNRFMGSVIRLDQKNTSKSNKKKTSTIDSSISLDMIKGNSKAIQDLKRKVQKISKSTSSILITGETGTGKELLAKAIHYNSNRANFPLVAINCASIPESLFESELFGYEEGAFTGAKKGGKPGRFELAQGGTLFLDEIGEMPLFMQSKLLRVLQDHTIERVGSTRSVPIDIRIIAATNKNLEDMVLKKEFRADLYYRLNVIPLTLPPLRQRKDDIEILAMHFLKKYSLKLNKKLIHFSPEAMYILQSYHWPGNIRELENTVEYAVNMEEENIITQNSLPERLLKININIENQLEIKNKIKTFELNAIIAALDKYGWDVKGKTKAAKELGIGLRTLYRKIKMLENMDKKI; from the coding sequence ATGATTTCCCTTGAAGCAGTTAAATCTAGTCTTAATAACATCATTCTCGGAATATCTGATACATTCAATATTGAAGTTGCTATATTTGATAAAAACTACAAATTAGTTGCCAGCACAAAACCCTATTTAGAAAAGAAAGGAAAATCTGTGCATACACCATCTTTAAAAGAGGTTTTGTCTAATGGTAATGTTTTAGTAAACAAACCTGGTTACATGAAATCTTGTATAGGATGTCGTTTTAAAGACCGATGCCCTGCAACAATAGAGCTTTTAAATTGTATTACATTAAAAAGTGACGCTATAGGTGTAATTGCATTAACTTCATTTACAAAAGAAGGCCATGATCGACTTGAAAAAAATATAGATAAATATCTAAATATTTTAAGAGAAGTTTCCAACTTAATAGCTATGATCGCTCTACAACAACATAAAAAAGATGCTTTCATTCATTTAGATCATACCCTTCAAGTGGTCATGGATTCTTCCATGGATAGCTTATTCATTATTGATAGGAATGGACAGGTTACCCATTATAATCATTCAGCACTAAAGTTTTTTTCTTTTTGTAATCTCCATACAAATTCTATAAATCAAATCCTTCCAAATACAATTTTGCAAGAAATTTTAGAAGGAAATACTATTTCTAATAAATATATTAAAAATGAAAACTTTCATGCTTTTGTATCTTCTTTTCCTTTAAAAAAAGGAAATAGATTTATGGGATCGGTCATACGTCTAGATCAAAAAAACACTTCTAAATCGAATAAAAAAAAGACTTCTACAATAGATTCATCAATTTCTTTAGATATGATTAAAGGCAATAGCAAAGCAATACAAGATTTAAAAAGAAAAGTACAAAAAATTTCAAAAAGTACTTCATCTATTTTGATTACCGGTGAAACTGGTACCGGAAAGGAACTTTTAGCAAAAGCTATTCATTATAATAGTAATCGAGCTAATTTCCCTTTAGTTGCCATTAACTGTGCGAGTATTCCTGAAAGTCTTTTTGAAAGTGAATTATTCGGTTATGAAGAAGGTGCCTTTACAGGTGCTAAAAAAGGAGGAAAGCCTGGTCGTTTTGAATTAGCTCAAGGAGGTACTCTATTTTTAGATGAAATTGGAGAAATGCCATTATTTATGCAATCAAAGCTTTTGAGAGTTTTACAAGATCATACCATTGAAAGGGTTGGATCAACTCGCTCTGTCCCCATTGATATAAGAATTATTGCTGCTACCAACAAAAACCTTGAAGATATGGTATTAAAAAAAGAATTTCGTGCAGACCTTTATTATCGGCTAAACGTTATTCCTCTAACACTTCCTCCTCTTCGACAAAGAAAAGATGATATTGAAATTTTAGCAATGCACTTTTTGAAAAAATATAGTTTAAAATTAAATAAAAAATTAATACATTTTTCTCCCGAAGCTATGTATATACTTCAATCCTATCATTGGCCTGGTAATATACGTGAGCTTGAAAATACAGTGGAATACGCAGTAAATATGGAAGAAGAAAATATCATTACTCAAAACAGTCTTCCAGAAAGATTATTAAAAATTAATATAAACATTGAAAATCAATTAGAAATAAAAAATAAGATAAAAACTTTTGAGCTAAATGCGATCATAGCAGCTTTAGATAAGTATGGATGGGATGTAAAAGGAAAGACAAAAGCTGCAAAAGAACTAGGCATAGGACTTAGAACATTATATCGAAAAATTAAAATGTTAGAAAATATGGATAAAAAAATATAA
- a CDS encoding SDR family NAD(P)-dependent oxidoreductase: MIQKKDFLSLEGKVAVISGAASGIGLATAQLLSAYGAKVVMLDVNLKGKEEAECIKKEGRIAEFFKCDVTDQENVKRIVNVIKEKFGRIDILFNNAGVTVRKTVVGLEEKEWDFVLDVGLKGTYLLSKYVIPIMAEGGGGSIINTGSGWGLKGGDQAAAYCAVKGGIVNLTRAMAIDHGSQNIRVNSVNPGDTDTAMLRDEGRQTGVVVDDLSQTKYLEACGKDRPLGRIGTPEDIAKAVLFLASDLSSWITGSAIVVDGGGIA; the protein is encoded by the coding sequence ATGATACAAAAAAAAGACTTTTTATCATTAGAAGGAAAGGTAGCTGTAATATCAGGAGCAGCAAGTGGTATTGGTTTGGCTACAGCTCAGCTTTTGTCAGCTTATGGAGCAAAAGTAGTAATGCTTGATGTAAATCTAAAAGGAAAAGAAGAAGCTGAATGTATAAAAAAAGAAGGAAGGATAGCAGAATTTTTCAAATGTGATGTAACAGATCAAGAAAATGTAAAAAGAATTGTAAATGTTATAAAAGAAAAGTTTGGACGTATCGATATTCTTTTTAATAATGCAGGGGTAACAGTTAGAAAAACGGTTGTAGGATTAGAAGAAAAAGAATGGGATTTTGTATTGGATGTAGGATTAAAAGGCACTTACTTATTATCTAAATATGTGATTCCAATAATGGCAGAAGGTGGAGGAGGTAGCATTATAAATACAGGTTCTGGATGGGGATTAAAGGGTGGAGATCAAGCAGCAGCATATTGTGCAGTAAAAGGTGGCATTGTTAACTTAACCCGTGCTATGGCGATTGATCATGGTTCACAAAACATTCGTGTAAATAGTGTTAATCCGGGAGATACAGATACAGCAATGCTTAGAGATGAAGGACGCCAGACAGGTGTTGTGGTAGATGATTTATCACAAACAAAGTATCTAGAAGCATGTGGAAAAGACAGACCACTTGGAAGAATAGGTACTCCAGAAGATATTGCTAAGGCAGTATTGTTTTTAGCAAGTGATCTTTCAAGCTGGATAACTGGCAGTGCAATTGTTGTAGATGGTGGTGGGATTGCATAA
- the gcvPA gene encoding aminomethyl-transferring glycine dehydrogenase subunit GcvPA: MAIKGYKSHPYIPNSVLEVQKEMLKEIGLNSLEELHAEIPDEIKLKEGINLPKPFQSEYELKRHVEGILSKNKTCKENLNFLGAGCFQHYVPALCDEINSRGEFLTAYGGEPYNDFGRFQALFEYQSLVAELVDMDVVNVPTMDGAQAAATAVRMAARITQRDEVLVPKAMDYEKFLIMKNYCAPDLTLIQVAYNKENGQLDLEDLRKKVSEKTAAIFFENPSFLGFIEENGQEISNIAHDAGALSVVGVDPSSLGVLAPPSQYGADIISGDLQPLGIHMNYGGGQSGFIATRDEEKFVMEFPSRLFGIAPTCVEGEYGFGDVAYDRTSFGHHRHEGKEYVGTQTALWGITAGVYLATMGPKGMYELGKTIMQKSQYAVKRLSEIKGVKGSLFTGVNFKEFVVDFNETGKRVKEINRLLIEKGIFGGKDLSKDFPELGESALYCVTEVHTKEDIDKLVVAIQECVKA, from the coding sequence ATGGCAATAAAAGGATATAAATCACATCCATACATTCCAAATTCAGTTTTAGAAGTTCAAAAAGAGATGTTAAAAGAAATTGGGTTAAATAGTCTTGAGGAACTTCACGCAGAAATTCCAGATGAAATTAAGCTTAAGGAGGGCATAAATCTACCAAAGCCTTTTCAATCAGAATATGAATTAAAAAGACATGTTGAAGGAATACTTTCTAAAAATAAAACTTGCAAAGAAAATCTTAATTTTTTAGGAGCAGGATGCTTTCAGCACTATGTACCGGCACTGTGCGATGAAATTAATTCAAGGGGTGAATTTTTAACTGCTTATGGAGGAGAGCCATATAATGATTTTGGTAGATTTCAAGCATTATTTGAATATCAAAGCTTAGTTGCTGAATTAGTGGATATGGATGTAGTCAATGTTCCAACTATGGATGGCGCTCAAGCGGCAGCTACTGCTGTTAGAATGGCAGCAAGAATTACACAGAGAGACGAAGTATTAGTGCCAAAAGCCATGGATTATGAAAAATTCTTAATAATGAAAAACTATTGTGCACCAGATTTAACCCTTATTCAAGTAGCATACAATAAGGAGAATGGACAATTAGATCTTGAGGATTTAAGGAAAAAAGTATCTGAAAAGACTGCAGCAATATTTTTTGAAAATCCTTCTTTCTTAGGGTTTATAGAAGAAAATGGGCAAGAAATTTCTAATATTGCGCATGATGCGGGAGCTCTTAGCGTTGTAGGGGTAGACCCTAGCTCATTAGGAGTACTCGCACCTCCAAGCCAATATGGTGCAGATATTATTAGCGGAGATTTGCAACCATTAGGAATTCATATGAATTATGGAGGAGGACAATCTGGATTTATAGCTACTCGTGATGAAGAAAAATTTGTAATGGAATTTCCATCACGCCTTTTCGGTATAGCTCCAACTTGTGTTGAGGGAGAGTATGGATTTGGGGATGTTGCTTATGATAGAACTTCTTTTGGACACCATAGGCACGAGGGAAAAGAGTATGTTGGTACACAAACAGCGTTATGGGGGATTACAGCAGGTGTATATTTAGCAACGATGGGACCAAAAGGTATGTATGAATTAGGGAAAACAATTATGCAAAAATCTCAATATGCTGTTAAGAGATTAAGCGAAATTAAAGGCGTTAAAGGTTCTTTGTTTACTGGGGTAAACTTTAAGGAGTTTGTTGTAGATTTTAATGAAACAGGAAAGCGTGTAAAAGAAATTAACAGACTTTTAATAGAGAAAGGAATTTTTGGTGGAAAAGACTTATCAAAAGATTTCCCAGAGTTAGGTGAGAGTGCTTTGTATTGTGTAACAGAAGTTCATACGAAAGAAGATATTGATAAATTAGTAGTAGCAATACAAGAATGTGTGAAAGCATAA